One stretch of Ornithinimicrobium ciconiae DNA includes these proteins:
- a CDS encoding isocitrate lyase/PEP mutase family protein, with protein sequence MNARKRLKELLHDGTVTQVPSIFDGLSARLAQDAGFQAVSVTGNGVAASLLGKPDIGLVTLTESAQVAHNIATAVDIPVIFDADTGYGTAVNVTRTVVELEGAGVAGIKLEDQVTPKRCGVLDVPIPVVSEREYLGKIEAALWAREDDDFVIIARTDATNTLGVKAAARRAQAAIELGADSALVVGVRDPEDVKILMDTIDAPLLTLVEEKGPMATMGVAEIGELGFSLALYPGVVRYSMVGAARRALATLRDEGQSTSVRHLMATPAEWNALMGLDSYFEIEDRFVRGNGLAETPEG encoded by the coding sequence GTGAACGCCCGCAAGAGACTGAAGGAACTGCTCCACGACGGCACCGTGACACAGGTGCCATCCATCTTTGATGGCCTGTCTGCAAGGCTTGCTCAGGACGCAGGTTTTCAAGCGGTGAGCGTCACGGGCAACGGGGTGGCCGCAAGCCTCTTGGGAAAGCCGGACATCGGCCTCGTGACGCTCACGGAGAGCGCCCAGGTCGCTCACAACATCGCGACAGCCGTCGACATCCCCGTCATCTTCGACGCCGACACTGGCTATGGAACGGCAGTCAACGTGACTCGCACTGTCGTGGAGCTGGAGGGTGCGGGCGTCGCCGGCATCAAGCTGGAAGATCAGGTCACGCCGAAGCGCTGCGGTGTGCTCGACGTGCCCATTCCAGTCGTGAGTGAGCGTGAGTATCTCGGAAAGATCGAAGCTGCGCTGTGGGCTCGCGAGGATGACGACTTTGTGATCATCGCGCGCACTGACGCAACCAACACCTTGGGGGTCAAGGCTGCTGCTCGTCGTGCCCAGGCAGCAATCGAGTTGGGCGCGGACTCCGCTCTCGTGGTTGGAGTCCGCGACCCTGAGGACGTCAAGATCCTCATGGACACGATCGACGCCCCTCTGCTCACCCTTGTCGAGGAAAAGGGACCCATGGCGACCATGGGCGTCGCTGAGATCGGTGAGCTGGGCTTCTCCCTCGCCCTGTACCCGGGAGTCGTCAGGTACTCAATGGTGGGTGCCGCCAGGCGGGCGCTGGCAACCCTGCGGGACGAAGGACAGAGCACGAGCGTGCGCCATCTCATGGCCACGCCTGCTGAGTGGAACGCGCTGATGGGGTTGGACAGCTACTTCGAGATCGAGGATCGCTTCGTCCGCGGGAACGGATTGGCGGAGACCCCAGAAGGCTGA
- a CDS encoding CaiB/BaiF CoA transferase family protein: MVERQGPLQGVTVVDLTRALAGPHAAMMMADLGARVIKVEVPDGGDETRAWGPPFVDGSDGIGVATYFLSCNRNKESVALDLKSSEGQAMLTELLSRADVLMENFRPGTLDRLGFPPEVLAKINPGLVLLSISGFGHDGPEGGRAGYDQIAQGEAGLMSVTGSGPHDLQRVGVPIGDLLAGMYGAYGVVAALLERQRTGRGQVVRTSLLASIVGVHAFQGTRWTVAGEVPTAQGNHHPSIAPYGLFRCRGGALQVACGNEGLWQRLCTEFALDAQAAGMASNAQRVTNRELVIKTLEDAFAGLTVDDALKRLATAGVPAGRVRTLDEVYEWDQTRSQGLVVEVEHPTLGSVRLPGPPLRFFDASGAELTPHMHTSPPRLDEHGPAVRAWLREA; encoded by the coding sequence ATGGTGGAACGACAAGGCCCGCTCCAGGGCGTGACGGTGGTTGACCTGACACGCGCACTGGCTGGGCCGCACGCTGCGATGATGATGGCTGACCTTGGCGCCCGCGTCATCAAGGTTGAGGTACCAGACGGCGGAGACGAGACGCGCGCCTGGGGCCCTCCCTTCGTTGATGGATCGGACGGGATCGGTGTCGCGACCTACTTCCTGTCGTGCAACCGCAACAAGGAGTCGGTGGCCCTCGACCTGAAGTCGTCGGAGGGACAGGCGATGCTGACCGAGCTGCTCTCCCGGGCGGACGTGCTCATGGAGAACTTCCGGCCCGGGACGCTGGATCGGCTGGGGTTCCCTCCCGAAGTGCTCGCGAAGATCAACCCCGGCCTGGTGCTCCTGTCGATCTCAGGGTTCGGTCACGACGGCCCAGAGGGCGGTCGCGCGGGCTACGACCAGATCGCACAGGGCGAGGCCGGGTTGATGTCCGTGACGGGCTCAGGTCCCCACGACCTCCAACGCGTGGGGGTCCCAATCGGAGACCTGCTCGCCGGGATGTACGGCGCGTACGGCGTCGTGGCAGCGCTGTTGGAGCGTCAACGAACCGGACGCGGACAGGTGGTACGCACTTCGTTGCTGGCATCGATCGTCGGCGTCCATGCGTTTCAGGGAACCCGGTGGACAGTGGCAGGGGAGGTGCCCACGGCTCAGGGCAACCACCACCCGTCCATCGCCCCCTACGGGCTGTTCCGGTGCAGAGGTGGCGCGCTCCAGGTTGCGTGCGGGAACGAAGGCCTGTGGCAGCGGCTGTGTACCGAGTTCGCCCTGGACGCGCAAGCGGCTGGCATGGCATCCAACGCACAGAGGGTCACGAACAGAGAACTGGTGATCAAGACGCTCGAGGACGCGTTCGCCGGTCTAACGGTTGACGACGCCCTGAAGAGGCTAGCCACAGCGGGCGTGCCAGCAGGTCGGGTCCGGACGCTGGACGAGGTCTACGAGTGGGACCAAACACGCTCACAGGGGTTAGTTGTCGAGGTTGAGCATCCGACGTTGGGGTCGGTGCGCCTGCCGGGTCCGCCCTTGCGGTTCTTCGACGCCAGCGGCGCGGAACTGACGCCGCACATGCACACCAGTCCACCGCGACTCGACGAGCACGGTCCCGCCGTTCGTGCTTGGCTGCGGGAGGCCTGA
- a CDS encoding sensor histidine kinase: MWLNRLSLTKQLLVLQVVIIVIALGAVVPVVYAQSTHDFRRSAGNRVLALAETFATDSIVRGGLRGMFPSGTIAPAATRVQSVSGADFVVVLTSDGIVTASQVPEHLDEGWDFEDSAVVEGRAWVGVQDLDGRSTVQAHVPVLDADSGRRLGYVVVGRYYPSFTSQLNANAPDLLAYLAVAIVLGVAGSTLLANRIKRQTLGLEPREIVGLVENREAFLYGIREGVVGLDLNDSVTLANDKALELLGLDGDVIGRRMDHLGLPEQVSSAFMKDRGSGEQVLNAGPRVVVTSRMPVHSRGELIGSVTTLRDRTEIVNLRHELDVTRHTSDALRAQTHEFSNRLHTISGLLKIGRPERAQQYVNDLRAAHNQLLHDVTSRIADPTVAALIVAKSSVASERGVSFRIASRTRLGVVPLDVAADLETILGNFVENALDAVAGRTGPWIEMALHEEGGFIIIEVRDSGPGIADEVLDSLFQAGVSTKAQDQSRGIGLALARHVCLKRGGEIDACNDPGAVFTARLPWPQRPQR; the protein is encoded by the coding sequence ATGTGGCTCAACCGGTTGTCCCTGACCAAGCAGTTGCTGGTCCTCCAGGTCGTGATCATCGTCATCGCGCTGGGCGCCGTGGTGCCGGTCGTCTATGCGCAGTCGACTCACGACTTCCGCAGGAGCGCCGGGAACCGCGTCCTCGCTCTCGCCGAAACCTTCGCCACCGACTCCATCGTCCGTGGCGGTCTGCGAGGTATGTTCCCCTCGGGGACCATCGCCCCCGCGGCCACCCGCGTGCAGTCGGTATCAGGCGCCGACTTCGTGGTCGTCCTCACCTCGGACGGCATCGTGACAGCCAGTCAGGTGCCAGAACACCTCGACGAGGGGTGGGATTTCGAGGACAGCGCCGTGGTGGAGGGCAGAGCGTGGGTCGGTGTCCAGGACCTGGACGGGCGCTCGACGGTCCAGGCCCACGTTCCTGTTCTCGACGCAGACAGTGGTCGACGACTCGGCTACGTCGTGGTTGGTCGCTACTACCCAAGCTTCACCTCGCAACTCAACGCCAATGCGCCCGATCTCCTCGCGTATCTCGCAGTTGCCATCGTCCTCGGCGTGGCTGGCTCGACGTTGCTTGCGAACAGGATCAAGCGACAAACGCTTGGCCTGGAGCCGCGAGAAATCGTGGGCCTCGTGGAGAACAGAGAGGCCTTCCTCTACGGAATCCGCGAGGGAGTCGTCGGCCTCGACCTGAACGACAGCGTCACCCTCGCCAACGACAAGGCACTGGAGTTGCTCGGGCTGGACGGAGACGTCATCGGCCGCCGGATGGACCATCTAGGTCTGCCTGAGCAAGTGTCCTCTGCCTTCATGAAGGACCGTGGCTCAGGGGAACAGGTCCTCAATGCCGGCCCACGAGTCGTCGTGACGAGCCGCATGCCTGTCCACTCACGAGGTGAACTCATCGGTTCAGTGACAACCCTGCGAGATCGGACGGAGATCGTGAACCTGCGGCACGAGTTAGACGTGACACGTCACACCTCAGACGCCCTTCGTGCCCAGACTCACGAGTTCAGTAACAGGCTGCACACGATCTCTGGGCTACTCAAAATAGGGCGACCAGAACGTGCTCAGCAATACGTTAACGATCTGCGCGCTGCCCACAACCAGTTGCTTCACGACGTGACGTCAAGGATTGCAGATCCCACGGTCGCGGCGTTGATTGTCGCCAAGAGCAGCGTTGCCTCCGAGCGCGGTGTCTCCTTTCGAATTGCTTCGAGAACCCGACTTGGCGTGGTTCCCTTGGATGTCGCCGCAGATCTGGAAACTATCCTGGGCAACTTCGTCGAAAATGCGCTGGATGCCGTGGCAGGTAGGACTGGTCCCTGGATTGAGATGGCCTTGCATGAGGAAGGAGGGTTCATCATCATCGAGGTGCGCGACTCGGGTCCTGGTATCGCTGACGAGGTGCTTGACTCGCTTTTTCAAGCTGGTGTCAGCACGAAGGCTCAGGACCAATCTCGCGGGATCGGCCTCGCACTCGCCCGACACGTCTGCCTCAAACGGGGTGGTGAGATCGACGCCTGCAATGACCCGGGCGCGGTCTTCACTGCACGTCTCCCGTGGCCACAACGACCACAACGATAG
- a CDS encoding metallophosphoesterase family protein, whose translation MRFLHTADWQIGMTRHYLRGEAQARFTAARIDAIRSIGDLAQQQGCEFIVVCGDVFETNQLSRQTIGRALEALAAVPVPVYLLPGNHDPLEPVTIYRSPQFVRDCPPHVHVLTSSDPVTVREGVELISAPWSGKHPDTDLVGAAVSSALAGPRMPSLGQPVPDVCAQGPGSDLVRIVVGHGAVDVLDPDRANPASIALAPLERALADGHIHYVALGDRHSRTSVGDSGAVWYSGAPEVTDFREHFPGDVLVVDLGPGAAPVVTPHHVGRWVYRTMHREINNATDVAALARDLAGQPDKDRTVLRLALRGALGVADRAALAELLEEQGDVFACLSLWERHTSLRTHADGSELAELGLGGFLGAAAEEMHQQAQGEPVPAGDHALDLAELTEDDDPLAWEFSAEAPPDAQSATDALALLYRFSQEVTR comes from the coding sequence TTGAGGTTCCTGCACACGGCTGACTGGCAGATCGGCATGACGCGTCACTACCTGCGCGGCGAGGCCCAGGCCCGGTTCACGGCCGCCCGGATCGACGCCATTCGCAGCATCGGCGATCTCGCGCAGCAGCAGGGCTGCGAGTTCATCGTCGTGTGCGGTGACGTCTTCGAGACCAACCAGCTCTCCCGACAGACGATCGGGCGTGCCCTGGAGGCGCTGGCCGCCGTTCCCGTCCCGGTCTATCTGCTCCCTGGCAATCACGACCCCCTCGAGCCGGTCACCATCTATCGCAGCCCCCAGTTCGTGCGTGACTGCCCGCCCCACGTGCACGTGCTGACCAGTTCCGACCCGGTCACCGTGCGCGAGGGCGTCGAGCTGATTTCCGCGCCCTGGTCCGGCAAGCACCCGGACACGGACCTGGTCGGGGCAGCGGTCTCGAGTGCGCTGGCTGGACCGCGCATGCCCTCGCTCGGCCAACCCGTCCCGGACGTCTGCGCGCAGGGTCCCGGCAGTGACCTCGTGCGCATCGTCGTGGGGCACGGAGCCGTTGACGTGCTCGACCCCGACCGCGCCAACCCGGCGTCGATCGCGCTTGCGCCACTCGAGCGTGCGCTGGCTGACGGGCACATCCACTACGTCGCCCTCGGCGACCGGCACTCGCGCACCAGCGTGGGGGACAGCGGCGCCGTGTGGTATTCCGGGGCTCCTGAGGTCACAGACTTCCGGGAGCACTTCCCCGGTGACGTCCTCGTGGTCGACCTTGGGCCCGGCGCCGCCCCGGTCGTCACCCCCCACCACGTCGGACGGTGGGTCTATCGGACGATGCACCGCGAGATCAACAACGCGACCGACGTCGCCGCCCTGGCTCGCGACCTCGCGGGGCAGCCTGACAAGGACCGCACCGTGTTGCGGTTGGCCCTGCGAGGAGCGCTCGGGGTGGCGGACCGGGCAGCCCTCGCTGAGCTCCTGGAGGAGCAGGGAGACGTCTTCGCCTGCCTGTCCCTGTGGGAGCGGCACACCAGTCTGCGGACCCACGCCGACGGCAGCGAGCTCGCGGAGCTGGGCCTGGGGGGCTTCCTCGGTGCGGCTGCCGAGGAGATGCACCAGCAGGCACAGGGCGAGCCGGTCCCCGCGGGTGACCACGCACTGGACCTGGCGGAGCTGACCGAGGACGACGATCCACTGGCCTGGGAGTTCAGTGCTGAGGCGCCACCAGATGCGCAGAGCGCTACCGACGCCCTCGCCCTCCTCTACCGGTTCTCCCAGGAGGTGACGCGGTGA
- a CDS encoding carboxyl transferase domain-containing protein, which translates to MPRLAAREVLATVLDEGTFISWDSEPQQPDLGEEYSQLLARAAVRAGVDEAVMTGEGQLAGRRVAVVVSDFAFLAGSVGAAASERITAAFERATAEGLAMLASPSSGGTRMQEGTPAFLQMVKIGQAVAAHKAAGLPYLVYLRDPTTGGVLASWGSLGHLSIAEPGALIGFLGPRVREVLVGAPFPDGVQVAENLATRGVIDGVLPVDQVRAAAIDALDVLQSPQQPIGEHHNEPDADVLASRDAWGSVQATRRAHRPGLRELLRHAAEAFIPLRGTSSGESDLTVIMGLARFQGFSCVLVGQDRQAQQNSYLGPAGLRVAQRGIALAEELGLPLMTVVDTPGAELSAEAEHGGMAGEIARCLAALATVEVPVVSVILGEGSGGGALALMPADRTVCAEHGWIAPLPPEGASAIVHRTGEQAPQMAELHRIRAIDLRSTGVVDEIVPEYPDAADEPEAFCLRIAAVCGAHVRELLTTPTDVRLKERHRRYRHAR; encoded by the coding sequence ATGCCCCGGCTCGCCGCGCGTGAAGTCCTGGCGACTGTGCTGGACGAGGGCACCTTCATCTCGTGGGACAGCGAGCCCCAGCAACCGGACCTGGGGGAGGAGTACTCGCAACTGCTGGCACGCGCCGCCGTGCGCGCAGGGGTGGATGAGGCGGTCATGACCGGCGAGGGTCAACTCGCTGGGCGCCGTGTGGCTGTCGTGGTCAGCGACTTCGCCTTCCTGGCGGGTTCCGTCGGCGCGGCGGCGAGCGAGCGGATCACGGCTGCGTTCGAGCGAGCGACGGCAGAGGGGCTTGCCATGTTGGCCTCGCCCTCGTCGGGCGGAACTCGGATGCAGGAAGGGACGCCCGCGTTTCTGCAGATGGTCAAGATCGGGCAGGCCGTGGCTGCTCACAAGGCGGCTGGTCTTCCCTACCTGGTCTACTTGCGCGACCCCACGACGGGCGGCGTCCTTGCTTCGTGGGGGTCTCTAGGGCACCTCTCCATCGCGGAGCCAGGGGCGCTCATTGGGTTCCTGGGACCCCGCGTGCGCGAGGTCCTAGTCGGCGCGCCCTTCCCGGATGGGGTTCAGGTTGCTGAGAACCTGGCCACGCGGGGAGTCATCGATGGGGTGCTCCCGGTTGACCAGGTGCGGGCCGCCGCGATCGACGCCCTGGATGTCCTGCAGTCACCGCAACAACCCATCGGTGAGCACCACAACGAGCCAGACGCGGACGTGCTTGCCTCCCGTGACGCCTGGGGGTCAGTACAGGCCACGCGAAGAGCGCACCGCCCGGGCCTTCGCGAGCTGCTGCGGCACGCTGCTGAGGCTTTCATCCCGCTGCGCGGCACCAGCTCGGGCGAGTCGGATCTGACTGTCATCATGGGCTTGGCGCGATTTCAGGGCTTCTCGTGCGTCCTCGTGGGTCAGGACCGGCAGGCTCAGCAGAATTCCTACCTCGGTCCAGCTGGGTTGAGAGTTGCCCAGCGCGGAATCGCCCTGGCAGAGGAACTTGGGCTGCCGCTGATGACAGTTGTCGACACGCCCGGCGCCGAGCTCTCCGCAGAAGCTGAACATGGCGGGATGGCGGGTGAGATCGCTCGTTGTCTGGCCGCCCTGGCGACGGTCGAGGTGCCGGTGGTCTCAGTCATCTTGGGTGAGGGGAGCGGCGGCGGCGCACTAGCGCTGATGCCCGCTGATCGGACCGTGTGCGCCGAGCACGGATGGATAGCGCCATTACCACCAGAAGGCGCCAGCGCTATCGTGCATCGCACCGGTGAGCAGGCGCCTCAGATGGCCGAGCTCCACCGCATACGCGCGATCGACCTGCGTTCCACAGGCGTCGTTGACGAGATCGTCCCTGAGTACCCCGACGCTGCAGACGAACCTGAGGCATTCTGCCTGCGCATCGCGGCGGTTTGTGGGGCACACGTTCGGGAGTTGCTCACGACGCCCACGGACGTACGGCTCAAGGAGCGCCACCGTCGCTACCGTCACGCACGATGA
- a CDS encoding alpha/beta fold hydrolase: MSGIFTDEYLARPLPHESVDVHLAPLRRPEIDGAVRSLTRGMILPEGLRMARGTYRRQRLLVPTRFVFGRQDRYWNEQIMALVCRHPQRYAERAEFAYVDEAAHFVTDDAPNAVADLALDWFAHAG; encoded by the coding sequence TTGAGCGGCATCTTCACCGACGAGTACCTGGCTCGTCCCCTCCCTCACGAGAGCGTCGACGTCCACCTGGCACCACTGCGCCGACCTGAGATTGACGGCGCCGTACGCTCCCTGACCCGCGGCATGATCCTGCCCGAGGGCCTCAGGATGGCCCGGGGCACCTACCGCCGCCAGCGGCTCTTGGTCCCGACCCGGTTCGTGTTCGGTCGCCAGGACCGGTATTGGAACGAGCAGATCATGGCGCTCGTCTGCCGGCACCCGCAACGGTATGCCGAGCGCGCTGAGTTCGCCTACGTGGACGAGGCAGCCCACTTCGTCACTGACGACGCCCCCAACGCGGTCGCTGATCTCGCGCTCGACTGGTTTGCTCACGCTGGTTGA
- a CDS encoding response regulator, translating into MTRGDIILDVLVVDDDFMVAKIHAEYVRSLPGFRVVGAANTGAEALEEVARLHPNVILLDVHLPDMSGLDVLSQLRRDAMAVDAIIVTAERGAEYVRAALRGGATQYLVKPFDLDELKERLEHYRHTVSKLPEGRIDQRSIDAVFPAPVSPTSTTPAPKGLSAESVNLVRNALRDQGEMSASDAAQETGMARVSARRYLEHLVSRGEASVRLQYGAGRPTRLYKLRNAST; encoded by the coding sequence ATGACGCGAGGAGACATTATCTTGGACGTCCTTGTTGTCGACGACGATTTTATGGTCGCCAAGATCCATGCAGAGTATGTGCGTTCACTTCCTGGCTTTCGCGTTGTTGGCGCCGCGAACACTGGCGCGGAAGCACTCGAAGAAGTCGCTCGCCTCCACCCGAATGTCATTCTCCTTGACGTGCACCTGCCAGACATGAGCGGACTGGACGTCCTGAGCCAACTACGCAGGGATGCCATGGCAGTCGACGCCATCATTGTCACGGCAGAACGTGGCGCCGAGTACGTCCGGGCGGCACTACGAGGCGGCGCGACTCAATATCTTGTCAAGCCCTTTGATCTCGACGAACTGAAGGAGCGACTGGAGCACTACCGCCACACGGTGAGTAAGCTTCCAGAAGGCAGAATCGACCAGCGTTCCATTGATGCTGTCTTCCCCGCACCGGTCAGCCCCACTTCCACAACTCCGGCACCCAAAGGTCTGAGCGCTGAGAGCGTCAACCTGGTCCGCAATGCCCTGCGGGATCAGGGCGAGATGTCTGCCTCGGATGCTGCTCAGGAAACAGGAATGGCAAGGGTGAGCGCCAGGCGCTATCTCGAGCATCTCGTCAGCCGTGGCGAGGCTTCGGTGCGCTTGCAGTACGGCGCTGGCCGCCCTACCCGCCTGTACAAACTACGCAACGCGTCCACTTAG
- a CDS encoding AAA family ATPase has product MRLHSLHLRDVKGVQERTVDFPDSGVVVIEGPNEIGKTTLLEAFDLLLDSRAKASSRSRAVKALQPVGRDVGPRVEAEFTVGNHRLRFAKQWLRGVATELDIISPVREHVSGEAAQQRLDGILAESLDRPLWDALRFTQAGELGQMSLTDSAVLTRALDGASGVDLHTADGAPLLERVEAEFLRYFTPTGRVGGELKAALAAASAARDDAVLAHGAVSETQELVERHARLRARAAELSAREAALEDRLERARSQDAEVSRVVSAHEESTAALAQARQDSVRAREDLSRRERAVADLAAVESRLLAARESVAQQRRELDDALEAGESLIQERDAAREARERARAVAEVAAADAEQADALDRLARLDAELERLADLRQQELRLREELQTIPAIDAAVLRKLEAAEGQVVRLRARQEASSARVTLEALGAVRAVLVNGEAIDVDTTPGSESGQVVAVRGGLSIELPDQLRVTVTPEAGGAQLAAELQEAEASWGRLLEQAGVEDIAAARDATARRSAARARVQAVGERRSDLLGGREEGALLEEVAQLRETLESPVRTRPDDYPVPEDITTARAVSRAAARARTEAEAALEEAVTRLRQHEQQGERRALAVERSQTVIETLNERLTADRARLIESQQATPDDMLRERMAAAEARHAQVEARAAVTGRELDETDVAGVRARVGEAEQGQAEHAEQVRSVRHEQAQVHGQVELVSGEGRQETYDLALGEFLRLRQELEVVHRRARAARQLRETLGRHRETAHRAYVRPYREEICRLGRLVYDDGFDVDIDDDLTIRSRTLAGTTVAFEQLSGGAKEQLGILARLAVASLVDRAAGVPVIIDDALGYTDPDRLDRVSAVFTGPGQDTQVVLLTCTPERYQGILGATTIRLTA; this is encoded by the coding sequence GTGAGGCTGCACAGTCTGCATCTGCGTGACGTCAAGGGCGTCCAGGAGCGCACGGTTGACTTCCCCGACTCTGGGGTGGTGGTGATCGAGGGTCCTAACGAGATCGGCAAGACGACCCTGCTGGAGGCCTTCGATCTCCTGCTGGACAGCCGGGCCAAGGCCTCCTCCCGCTCCAGGGCCGTCAAGGCGCTCCAGCCCGTCGGCCGCGACGTCGGTCCACGCGTGGAGGCCGAGTTCACGGTCGGAAACCACCGGCTGCGCTTCGCGAAGCAATGGTTGCGCGGGGTCGCGACCGAACTCGACATCATCTCCCCGGTGCGTGAGCACGTCAGCGGCGAGGCAGCCCAACAGCGGTTGGACGGGATCCTGGCCGAATCCCTCGACCGCCCCCTCTGGGATGCGCTGCGCTTCACGCAGGCCGGGGAGCTGGGGCAGATGTCCCTGACCGACAGCGCGGTGCTGACCCGGGCCCTGGACGGGGCCAGCGGGGTTGACCTCCACACGGCCGACGGAGCGCCGCTGCTCGAGCGCGTCGAGGCCGAGTTCCTGCGCTACTTCACCCCGACAGGGCGCGTCGGTGGCGAGCTGAAGGCGGCCCTGGCCGCTGCCTCGGCCGCGCGAGACGATGCGGTGCTGGCGCACGGCGCCGTCAGCGAGACCCAGGAGCTGGTCGAACGGCACGCACGACTGCGGGCCCGGGCCGCTGAGTTGTCGGCACGCGAGGCTGCCCTGGAGGATCGCCTCGAGCGTGCCCGGAGCCAGGACGCAGAGGTGTCCCGGGTCGTCAGTGCGCACGAGGAGTCGACTGCTGCCCTGGCTCAGGCCCGGCAGGACTCGGTGCGCGCGCGGGAGGATCTGTCCCGTCGCGAGCGCGCGGTGGCCGACCTCGCTGCCGTCGAGAGCCGACTCCTTGCGGCACGCGAGAGCGTGGCGCAGCAGCGCCGGGAGCTCGACGACGCCCTGGAGGCAGGGGAGAGCCTGATCCAGGAGCGGGACGCGGCTCGTGAGGCCAGGGAGCGAGCCCGTGCAGTGGCCGAGGTGGCGGCTGCGGACGCCGAGCAGGCCGATGCCCTGGACCGCCTCGCTCGGCTGGATGCTGAGCTCGAGCGGCTGGCAGACCTGCGTCAGCAGGAGCTGCGGCTGCGCGAGGAGCTGCAGACGATCCCGGCGATCGACGCTGCAGTGTTGCGGAAGCTGGAGGCTGCCGAGGGCCAGGTCGTCCGGCTGCGCGCCCGGCAGGAGGCCAGCAGTGCGCGCGTCACGCTTGAGGCCCTGGGCGCGGTGCGCGCCGTGCTGGTCAACGGGGAGGCCATCGACGTCGACACCACCCCGGGGAGCGAGAGCGGACAGGTCGTGGCGGTGCGCGGCGGGCTGTCCATCGAGCTGCCCGACCAGTTGCGGGTCACGGTGACGCCCGAGGCGGGAGGGGCGCAACTGGCCGCAGAACTGCAGGAGGCGGAGGCGTCCTGGGGGCGCCTGCTGGAGCAGGCAGGGGTGGAGGACATCGCTGCAGCCCGGGACGCCACAGCGCGGCGGTCGGCAGCTCGCGCGAGGGTGCAGGCCGTCGGGGAGCGGCGCTCAGATCTGCTCGGAGGCCGGGAGGAGGGGGCGCTCCTGGAGGAGGTGGCTCAGCTCCGTGAGACGCTCGAGAGCCCGGTGAGGACTCGGCCCGACGACTATCCCGTGCCCGAGGACATCACCACGGCACGTGCTGTCTCCAGGGCCGCGGCGCGGGCTCGGACAGAGGCCGAAGCAGCTCTGGAGGAGGCCGTCACCAGGCTGCGTCAGCATGAGCAGCAGGGCGAGCGCCGAGCGCTCGCTGTCGAGCGCAGCCAAACCGTCATCGAGACGCTCAATGAGCGCCTGACCGCTGACCGCGCCCGACTCATCGAGAGCCAGCAGGCCACCCCTGACGACATGCTCCGGGAGCGGATGGCCGCTGCCGAGGCGCGGCACGCCCAGGTCGAGGCACGAGCTGCCGTCACTGGTCGCGAGCTTGACGAGACAGACGTCGCAGGAGTGCGGGCCCGGGTCGGCGAGGCGGAGCAGGGTCAGGCGGAGCACGCCGAGCAGGTCCGCAGCGTTCGGCACGAACAGGCGCAGGTGCACGGCCAGGTCGAGCTTGTGAGCGGCGAGGGACGCCAGGAGACCTATGACCTGGCCCTCGGAGAGTTCCTCCGGCTCCGGCAGGAGCTCGAGGTGGTCCACCGTCGGGCCCGGGCAGCCCGCCAGCTGCGGGAGACGCTCGGCAGGCATCGTGAGACGGCTCACCGTGCCTACGTGCGGCCCTACCGGGAGGAGATCTGCCGACTCGGACGGCTCGTCTACGACGACGGCTTCGACGTGGACATCGACGATGACCTCACCATTCGCAGCCGGACCCTGGCGGGCACCACGGTGGCTTTCGAGCAGCTCTCCGGCGGGGCCAAGGAGCAGCTCGGCATCCTGGCTCGGCTAGCGGTCGCCTCGCTCGTCGACCGTGCCGCGGGAGTGCCGGTTATCATCGACGACGCCCTGGGCTACACCGATCCCGATCGCCTGGACCGCGTCAGTGCGGTCTTCACCGGGCCGGGGCAGGACACACAGGTCGTGCTGCTCACCTGCACGCCGGAGCGTTACCAGGGGATCCTCGGCGCTACCACCATCCGCCTCACTGCCTGA